The following coding sequences are from one Lycium ferocissimum isolate CSIRO_LF1 chromosome 3, AGI_CSIRO_Lferr_CH_V1, whole genome shotgun sequence window:
- the LOC132050224 gene encoding SUN domain-containing protein 4: MQKSRRALLQRRALEKAVYGRNRVYKVSLSAIAVLWALVFLLNLWIGHGDVNEDGAGDFPVSVTSCAENKPQYDRGTCAALPMTESSSQEIQVEDSAKNSCTQAEKSQVTNGVSPDVLHNSQPVPAIQEQASASKSDRFARAVPPGLDEFKNKAFNAKNQHKVGQAGGILHRLEPGGSEYNYASASKGAKVLAYNKEAKGASNILSRDKDKYLRNPCSAEEKFVVIELSEETLVDTVEVANFEHHSSNLKDFKLLGSPIYPTDTWIKLGNFTAGNVRQGQTFLLPEPKWVRYLKLDLLSHYGSEFYCTLSILEVYGVDAVEIMLEDLISEQDKLFVPEQTSSEEKPVPTQHVSNQGQTFQNVDDEMEKDQAVGKADIKTIDVHDPVEEIRHQQVNRMPGDSLKILMKKVRSLDINLSVLERYLKELNSRYGKIFKDFDSEMGEKDILLQNIRSDIRGLSRSKDAIGKEVVDLVSWKSRVSTQLEDIIKGNAILRMEVEKVKRNQVHMENKGIVILLICSFFGLLALIRLLVDTVLSNYRSENSRKFCSESYSWYFLLLSSTFTIIILSL; the protein is encoded by the exons ATGCAGAAATCACGTAGGGCTCTTCTGCAACGAAGAGCTTTGGAGAAGGCAGTTTACGGGAGGAATCGTGTTTATAAAGTTTCTCTTTCTGCAATTGCTGTTCTGTGGGcacttgttttccttttgaaCTTGTGGATCGGTCATGGTGATGTTAATGAAG ATGGAGCGGGAGATTTTCCTGTTTCTGTAACATCATGTGCTGAAAATAAACCTCAATATGATAGAGGCACTTGTGCTGCTTTGCCCATGACTGAAAGTTCATCACAGGAAATCCAAGTTGAAGATTCAGCCAAAAATTCATGTACACAGGCGGAGAAAAGTCAAGTTACCAATGGAGTATCACCGGATGTTTTGCATAACAGCCAACCTGTTCCTGCAATTCAAGAACAAGCTAGCGCTTCAAAATCTGACAGATTTGCTCGTGCTGTGCCTCCAGGTCTTGATGAATTCAAAAACAAGGCATTTAACGCCAAAAATCAGCACAAAGTTGGCCAGGCCGGAGGAATTCTACATAGGTTAGAGCCTGGAGGATCGGAGTATAATTATGCTTCTGCTTCAAAAGGAGCCAAAGTCCTAGCTTACAATAAGGAAGCAAAAGGTGCTTCCAACATCTTGAGCAGAGATAAGGACAAATACCTTCGTAATCCTTGCTCAGCAGAAGAGAAGTTTGTTGTCATTGAACTGTCTGAAGAAACCCTTGTGGATACAGTAGAGGTTGCAAATTTTGAACATCACTCGTCTAACCTAAAAGATTTTAAGCTCCTTGGTAGTCCCATTTATCCTACAGACACATGGATCAAACTTGGAAATTTTACCGCTGGAAATGTAAGGCAAGGTCAAACTTTTCTTCTTCCAGAACCAAAATGGGTAAGATATCTCAAATTGGATCTTTTGAGCCATTATGGTTCAGAGTTCTACTGTACCCTGAGCATTTTGGAGGTGTACGGAGTTGATGCTGTTGAAATTATGCTTGAGGATCTGATCTCTGAACAAGATAAGTTGTTTGTACCCGAACAAACTAGTAGTGAGGAGAAGCCTGTGCCCACTCAACATGTTTCTAATCAAGGTCAAACTTTTCAAAATGTTGATGACGAAATGGAAAAGGATCAAGCTGTTGGAAAAGCTGATATTAAGACAATTGATGTCCATGACCCAGTGGAAGAAATTCGTCATCAACAGGTAAATAGGATGCCCGGGGACAGTCTGAAGATACTGATGAAAAAAGTGCGATCTCTTGATATAAATTTGTCTGTTTTGGAACGATATCTGAAAGAGTTAAATTCTAGATATGGcaagattttcaaagacttcGATTCCGAAATGGGAGAAAAAGATattcttcttcaaaacatcAGATCAGACATAAGGGGTTTATCCCGAAGCAAGGATGCCATA GGTAAAGAAGTTGTCGACCTAGTATCATGGAAATCCCGCGTTTCCACACAGCTGGAAGACATTATCAAGGGAAATGCTATTCTCAG GATGGAGGTGGAAAAGGTTAAAAGGAATCAGGTACACATGGAGAACAAAGGAATTGTTATTCTTCTTATATGTTCATTTTTTGGATTATTGGCTCTTATCAGGCTACTAGTAGATACAGTTTTGAGTAATTATAGGTCAGAAAATTCCAGGAAATTTTGTTCAGAGAGTTACTCCTGGTATTTCCTACTCTTGAGTTCTACCTTTACTATTATAATCCTTTCCTTGTAA